The DNA segment CATGGACCAGGACGAGCGGAACGAGTTGCGAGGCAGGATGCGCACCGCTCGATCCGCTATCGAGTTGCTTTTCGCTCCCGCAACGGTGGCCGCCGTCAAGCTGGTGAACGATCTCCTCTACCTCACGCGGCCGGGCGAGTCGGCTGCGCAGAAGGAGCAGTCAGAGGATGCCTTCCGGCAGGTCGTTCTGGCACTTCGCGCGGAGGTTAATTTGGAGCCGCAGCCCAAGTAAGGCGAACTGCCCTCCGGCGAGACCGAACTCGGAAAGTGTGATCCCTCGGTGCCCCCGACGTGTGGTCTGACCAAGAGTCGGCGGCTTCGTCGTGTCAGCCTGTGCCGCAGGAGCAGCCGCCGGGTCGCGCCGTGAGCGCGCTGCGGCATTTCTACGCCTCGGTGCTGCTCGACGCGGGCGAGACTGAGTGGCTGGGTCACGCCGACCCGGCGTTCACGCTGCGGGTGTATGCCCACCTGATGCCGGACAGTCCCGCCCGCGCCCGCAAGGCCCTCGACGCGCTGTTCGACGGCCCGACCGGCTTTCACGCCCCAGCGACGGCCCAGCCGGGGAGTGACCCACATATGGCCAGTTCATCACAGGTTTGTGGTGCTGAAGTGCATGTAGTCCTTGAGGGACTTCCAGCGCCCACCCCAAGCGAACCCCTCCACCGTGAACGCCTCGGCGGCGCCGTTCTCGTGGATCATGCCCGGCCAGTAGTGGGAACGTTCCAGCCACTTCTCCGTGTTCGGCGGGTCCAGGTAGTCGCCTCGGATCATCGGATTCTGCCGGGGGTTGACGTCGATGGCCCGGCCGTAGGAATGCTGCGACCACTTCGTGGTGCCGGCGACGAAACGGCACTCATATCCACTCGTCAACACCGATTTATCCGATAAACCGGGCATGTTCACCGATGCCGGCTGCATCACCATGATCGGAAAGCGCCACCGATACAACTGACCGAACGCCCGCTGCGTGGCCGCCACCAGCGACCGATGCATGATCAGGCTGCCGTTGTGGACCTTGCCCTGGAAGTCGATGTACCGCACCCAGATCCGCCGCAACTCGGACGCCGGCACTGGGCATTTCCGGTCAGCGCTGCCGTTGGCTTCGAGCGCCGTGACGGTCTCGCTGCGCGTCCGGAACTCCGGGATGGGCGCGCGCGGGGAGGCGAGTCGCAGCATGCCGTCGGCCCGCAGTTTCGCGTACGACCCCAGCCCATTCCAAGATCGCAAGGAGGCGACCGGTACATCGTGCTGCGAGGCGATCCCGAAGAGCGTGTCCCCGGGCCGGACGACATGAGCGGACGACGGGGCCGGCGGCAGGGCTGATGAAGGGGTGGCAGGGGTCAGGGCAAGCGCCAGCGCGGCGACGATTTTCAGCACAATTAACCAGGATCAGCCACAAACCACCCCCGCAGACCCACTCGTCAAGACAGTGACGCACTTCACAAAATGGACACGGCACGTACCGTGGACCCATGCACCCCCGCTGGCCGTACCAACTGCTCGACCTTGACCGGCTCCGAGCCGGCGGCTGGCGTCCCAGGCCTTTCCGCGAGTTCGTACTCAAGGTCCACCAGCGCTGCAACCTGGCCTGCACGTATTGCTACGTCTACGAGTCCCCCGACCAGTCCTGGCGGCAGCGCCCCCGCCTGATGAGCGACGACGTGTGGCAGGCGGCGTCCCGGCGGATCGCCGAGCACGCCGGGGAGCATTCCCTCGACGAGGTACGCGTGGTGCTGCACGGCGGAGAACCGCTCCTCGCCGGCCCCGCCCGCCTGCGCTCCAAGATCGCCGAGCTGCGCACAGCTCTGCCGGCGACGACGACGGCCCAGGTGACGATGCAGACGAACGGTATAGGGCTGACGCCGAAGGCCCTGGCCGAGCTGGCCGCCGCGGACATCCGGGTCGGGGTGAGCATCGACGGGACGGCCACCGACCACGATCGTCACAGGGTGTTCAGAAACGGTCGCGGCAGTCACGCCGCCACCGCACGAGCCCTGCAGAATCTCCATGATCACCCCCATCTGTACGCCGGACTGCTCTGCACGATCGACCCCACCACGGACCCGGTGGCGACCTACCGGGCGTTGCTCAGCCACGAGCCCCCGGCCGTCGACCTGCTCCTGCCGCACGCGAACTGGGCGCAGCCCCCGCAGCACGACACGGCCCGCTGGCTGATCGCCGTGTTCGACCAGTGGTACGCGGAACCGAAGACCCGCATCCGCCTCTTCGAGGACGTGATGAGCCTGCTGCTGGGCGGATCGTCCCGCTCCGAGCAGATCGGCCTGAGCCCGGTCGTCGTCGCGGTGGTCGAGTCGGACGGCGCGATCGAGCAGGTCGACGCGCTCAAGAGCACCTACCCGGGCGCGGCCGCGACCGGCCGTAACGTGCTGACCGACGCGTTCGACACGGTGCTCACGCATCCCGGGGTGGCGGCCCGGCAGATCGGCGTGGAGGCGCTCGCCGACGGCTGCCGGAGCTGTCCCGTGCACCGGGTCTGCGGCGCCGGGCACTACGCCCACCGCTACCGGCCCGGTGACGGGTTCCGCAATCCGACCGTCTACTGCGCCGACATGAACCGGCTGATCAGGCACATCAGTGAGCGCCTGAAGGCTGATCTGCGTCAGTGACGGCAGCCGGCGAATCCGAAGACGGCGGTGGATCAGCGACGACCGCCGGCTCACTCAACTGTTCCCGCAGGTAGTTCCAGATGACGGCGACGATGGCCGCGACGGGGACCGCCAGCAGCGCCCCGACGATCCCGTACAGGCTGCTGCCCAGCGTCACCGCGAGCAGCACCACGCCGGCGTGCAGGCCGAGACCGCGGCTCTGCACCATGGGCTGGAAGACGTTCCCCTCCAGCTGCTGCACCGCCACGATGATGGCGAGCACGATGAGCGCGTCGGTCCAGCCGTTCGAGACGAGCGCGATCAGCACTGCGACGAAGCCGGCGAAGAGGGCGCCGACGATCGGCACGAACGCCGTGACGAAGGTGAGCACGGCGAGCGGCAGCACCAGTGGCACGCCGACGATCCACAGTCCGACGCCGATGAAGACGGCGTCGAGCAGGCCGACGAACGCCTGCGAGCGGACGAACGAGCCGAGCGTGTTCCAGCTGCGGCTGGTGATCGCCGGGACGTCGGTGGCGAGCCGGCCGGGCAGCTGCCGGGAGAGCCACGGCAGGAAGCGCGGGCCGTCCTTCAGGAAGAAGAACATCAGGAACAGCGCGAGGATCGTCGTGACCAGGCCGTCCACCACGGTGTTCACGCCGGTGAGGGTGGCCGTCGCGATGCTGCCGACGCTGTCCTGGATCCGGTCGATGGCAGTGCTCAGGGCCGAGTCGACCTGGTCGTCGCCGATGTTCAGCGGCGGGCCGGCCGCCCAGTCGCGGACGGTCTGGATGCCGTCGGACACCCCGGTCGCGAGCTTGCCCGACTCGGAGGCCACCGGGACGATGATGCCGACCAGGATGCCCGCGGCGATCGCCAGGAACAGGATGGTGACGAACGAGGCGGCCAGGGCCGGCGGCCACCTGTGCTTGCGCAGGAAGCGGACCGGCGGCCAGGTCAGCGTCGTCAGCAGCAGCGCGACGACCAGCGGCCAGACGATCGACCAGGCGGTGCCGATCAGTCGCAGCACCACCCAGGTCATCAGCAGCACGACCAGCACCTGCAACGAGATGAAGGCGGACGTGCGCAAGGCGTGGCGCGACTTACCGGCGCTCAGAGTGGGGCCCATGTGATCACCCTAGGGAACGGTGACCACCGGCGCTCGCTCGAACCCATACCTTACTTACTACGGCTGCTGCGGCCGTGCCGGCGAGCGCCAGGACAGCGGCGCCGAGCGCGGACCACATGATCGCCGTGAACGTGTGCGGCACCAGCCACTCGGTGGTGACCACGAGCAGGACCGTGGCGGCCCACAGCGGAGCGGCCGGCCACCGGGCGCCGGCCGCGACCTGGGCGTTGACCAGCACGAACACCAGGGCGTAGCAGGCGCCGGTCGCCGCGAACACCGGGGCGTACTCGGCGAGCGACACGTAGTCCGGTCCGCCGGCCAGCCGGAACGCCAGCTCGCCGGCGACCGCGGAGGCCAGGATCAGCAGGGCGCCGCAGCCGGCCACCAGTCCGGCGGCGACGGTGAGGGCGCGGCGGCTGCCCTGCGCAAGCCGGGGCAGGGCGAGGACGGTGACGACCTGCGGTGCCCAGAGCGCGCCCTTGGTCAGCACGGTGCCGACCGCGTACGCGCCGGAGTCGGCGGCGGGGAGCAGGTGCCGGGCGAGGATCAGGTCGGCGTACGACACGATCAGCATGGCGAGCGTGGCGGAGCAGGCCGTGACGATCTGACGCGCGGTGATGCCGAGACCGCCGTGGTCGGCCGGCACCCGGGCCAGGACCGCGAGCACCGGCGGGATCAGCAGCGAGACGACCGCCCCGATCGCCATGGAACCGGTCAGTCCGGCGCCCAGCAGCAGGCCGGCGATCAGTCCGCCGTACCGGCCGGTTGCGAGGACCGTCATGCCGGCGGCGAGCCGGAGGAACCGCCCGGCGCCCTGGAGCTCACCCAGCCAGCGGCCGGCCGCCACGACGGTGAAGGTCTGCACGGCGAGCAGCAGGATCACGGCGAGGGGCAGATCGAGCAGCGGTCCGGCGATCGGGGCGAGCAGCGCGACGACGCCGGCGCAGAGGGCCGCGGTGAGCCAGCCGGCCCGGGCGGCCGTCGCTGAAGGATGACGTGCCCGGTGCACCGCCACGGCGATCTGCAGACCGGTGCCGGGAACGCTCGCGATCGCGGCGATCGCGAGCACGGTGGCGAGCGCGCCGAGGTCGGCGGCGTCCAGGCCGCGGGCGCCGATGACCGGTACGAGGTAGCCCAGCGCGCTGGTCAGCGCCCCGGCGACGGCGACCGCCGCACCGGAGACACCGATCCGCCGGCCGGTGGAGGCTCGCACGGTCACGCCCGGGAGTCCTCCTTGGCCGGCGTCGCGGTCCGGGCCGACTCCCACCGCGCGGCCAGTTCCTCCGTCGTGAGCCGCCGGCCGAACGCGAAGAAGTACCACTTCAGGTAGCTCGGCAGGAACCGGCCCACATCGAAGTGTGACTCGCCGAGCTGCCGGTCGAGCCAGATCGTCGGGATCTCGGCGACCATCCGGCCGGTCCGCGCGGCCTTCGCGGTCAGCTCGATGCCGATCTCGAAGCCGGTCCGCGACTCGATGCCGACCTCGCGGACGAACGCGGTGTCATAAGCCTTGAAGCTGTTCGTGGCATCGCGGGTGCCGACCCGGGCGAACGCGTGCAGGGTGCGCCCGGCCCACCGGGACGCCAGCCGCTTGAACCGCGGGCCGCCGACCTGCTGGCCACCGGGCATGTACCGGGAGGCGGCCGCGACGACCACGCCCCGGTCGACCAGCCGGGCCAGTTCGTCGATCTGCTGCGGGTCGTCGCAGCCGTCGGCCATCGTCACGACCGCCACCGGCGCCGTCGCCGCGTTGATGCCGAACCGGATCGCGTTCGCGGGCCCCCGGCCGTAGGTGTTGAGCACCGTGCGGACCCGCGGGTCGTGCCGGGCCACCTCGTGCACGAACGGAACCGTGGTGTCCTCCGGCATGTCGTGCACGACCAGCACCTCGGCCGGCAGCAGCACGTCGCGCAGGATCCGCTCGAGGTGCCGGACGACGCCCTCGCCCTCGTTGTAGACCGGGATGACGACGGTGACGCGCGGGCTCACACCAGCACCCCCTGCCCGGTCAGTCCCCACATGTCGATGACGGGCTTGTCGGTGGCGAGCGCCGCGTACTCCTTGTGTGGCGACGCGATCACCAGCACGTCCGCCTTCTCCAGCACCTCGTCGAGCGGCAGGAAGCGGTCGTCGCGCACATGCTCGTCGGTGCAGAGCACATCCCGCGCCTTGATGATCAAGAGCTTGCGGAGCTTGTACGCGAGACTGTCCCGCGGATCGTCGCTCCCGCCCTTGAACGCCATGCCGAGGACGCCGACCGTGAGATCGGCGAGCGGGAACCGCTCCTCGAGCCGGGACACCAGATAGAGGGGGAGGCCCTCGTTGATCAGCATGGCGGAGTGGCCGAGGACGAAGTTGTTGCCGTTGAACGCCGCCAGCTGCATGGTGTCCTTGAGCAGGCACGGCCCGGCGGCGAAACCGGGCATCGGCAGGTCGGCGGCGCGCGGGTAGTCGGTGGTGATCGCGTGCCGGATCCGCTCGTAGTCGAGGCCGAAGTCGTTCGCCATCATCCAGAACTGGTTGGCGGCGGCGAACTTCAGATAGCGCCAGGTGTTGGTGAACAGCTTGGCGAGCTCGGCCTCCTCCGGCTCCAGCCGGATGATCGAGTCGGTGAGGTTGCGGAACAGCTTCTCGGCCCGGTCACCGGCCTGCGGCTTCCGCGCCGCGACCATCTGCGGCAGCGTGAACAGCTCGGTCATCGCCTTGCCCTCGGCGATCCGCTCCGGGCAGAACGCCACGTCGACGTCGAGACCCCAGCCGGACAGCAGCTTCTCGGTGAGCGCGGTGACGCCCGGGTAGACCGTGCTGCGCAGCACCACGAGCTGGCCGTCGCGCATGTGCGGCACGCCGCGCTCGATGGCCCGCGGCACCGCGCCGAGGTCCGGGTTCAGGTGCTCGTCGACCGGGGTGCCGACGACCACGACCAGGGCGTCGGCGAGTCCGACGCTCTCCGGGGCGGTGCTGGCGCGCAGCCGGCCGGCGGCGATCGCCTCGGCGAGCGGCTCGGCCGCGCCCGGCTCGTCGAACGGCAGCGTGCCGGAGTTGACCCGGTCGACGGCGGCCGGGTTGATGTCGTAGAGGAGGACGGAGAGCCCGCGCGACGCCAGCGCGATGCCCAGCGGCAGGCCGACCCGGCCGCATCCGCCCACCACACAGACGTCGACCGCCGCGTCTTCTGCCGTTGTCATCAGTTCCTCACCTGTCGATGCCGGGTGCCGGACTCCGTGCAGGTTACTGGCGAGAAACATTCGGGTCCAGTGCTGGAACAGGTCGTTTGAAGGATGCTGCGGACTTCGGAAACCCGGGTCGTTATGGCACCCTGCTGTCGTGCCCAAGGCTCCAGATCCCGTGGCGTCCCCAGCGGACCGCCACCCGCCCCGGACCGGTGACGCCGATGTCATCACCGCCGTCGCCGTCGTGCTCATCATCGTCAGCGTGGTCGCGCGGGCGCTGATCGCCCGCCGCGGATACCTGTCGTACGACGACTTCCCGCTCATCTCGATGGCGGAGCTGAAGCCGCTGGGCCCCGACTACCTGTTCGGCCTCTTCAACAACCACCTCATGCCGGCCGGCCACCTGGTCACCTGGCTGACCAACCAGCTCGGCGGGTTCGGCTACGGGCCGTACCTCGCCCTGCTGACCGCCGGGCAGGCGCTGGTGGCGATCACGTTCTACCGGCTGCTGCGGCTGATGCTGCTGCCCGGCTGGCTGCTGCTGGTGCCGCTCGCGGTGTTCCTGGTCAGCCCGCTCACCCTGGAGGCCACCTCGTGGTGGGCGGTCGGGATCAACATGCTGCCGATGCAGCTCGCGATGATCCTGGCAGTGGGCGCGCAGGTGAAGTACATCCGCACCGGACGCCGGCTGCACCTGGTGACGCTCGGGCTGGCGATCCTGCTGGGCCTGTTCTTCTTCGAGAAGGCGATCCTCGCTGTCGCGCTGGTCTTCCTGCTGACACTCTTCCTGTACGCGCCGGGCGGCCCGATCACCGCGGTGGTCCAGACGATCCGCCGCTGGTGGCCGTCCTGGCTGGTGCTGACCGGCATCTCGCTGGCGTTCCTCGCGTTCTACCTGTCCCGCTCCACATCGTCGCTGCGCCGGCCGTCCTCGGTCGACGAGGTGATCACGTTCGTGGTGCAGTTCTTCGGGCACACCCTGCTGCCGGGCCTGGTCGGCGGACCGTGGGCGTGGCTCGGCGCGGGCGACGGCGCCCCGATCACCGCGCCCAGCCCGATCGCCCGCTGGATCGCCCTGATCGTCGTGGTGGTGTTCGTGGCGTTCACCATCTGGCAGCGCGGGTGGGCCGCGGCCCGGGCCTGGTTCCTGCTGCTCTCGTACGCCGCGATCGTGGCCGGCCTGCTCGGCGCCACCCGGCTCGGCTCGATCTACAGCGGCGTGGCCGGCGCGGTTCCGCGTTACCTCGCCGACGTCGCGGTGGTCGCCGCGCTCGCGGTCGGCGCGGCCCTCTGCGGGCTGCGGGCGATCGAGGCGACGGCTGCGGCCACGGCCGGGGCGGCGCCGGTCCGGGAGCCGCGCACGGTCATCCCGCGGCGGATCGCGTCCCCGCTGCTGGCCGGCGGCATCGCGGTGTTCGTGGCCAGCGCCGCGTTCAGCACCGCCGGATTCGGCGACGCCTGGGCGGTCAAGCAGGGCCGGGACTACCTGGCGAACGCGCGGGCCGACCTGCGGGCGGCCCCGGCC comes from the Actinoplanes sp. OR16 genome and includes:
- a CDS encoding M15 family metallopeptidase gives rise to the protein MLKIVAALALALTPATPSSALPPAPSSAHVVRPGDTLFGIASQHDVPVASLRSWNGLGSYAKLRADGMLRLASPRAPIPEFRTRSETVTALEANGSADRKCPVPASELRRIWVRYIDFQGKVHNGSLIMHRSLVAATQRAFGQLYRWRFPIMVMQPASVNMPGLSDKSVLTSGYECRFVAGTTKWSQHSYGRAIDVNPRQNPMIRGDYLDPPNTEKWLERSHYWPGMIHENGAAEAFTVEGFAWGGRWKSLKDYMHFSTTNL
- a CDS encoding FxsB family cyclophane-forming radical SAM/SPASM peptide maturase, coding for MHPRWPYQLLDLDRLRAGGWRPRPFREFVLKVHQRCNLACTYCYVYESPDQSWRQRPRLMSDDVWQAASRRIAEHAGEHSLDEVRVVLHGGEPLLAGPARLRSKIAELRTALPATTTAQVTMQTNGIGLTPKALAELAAADIRVGVSIDGTATDHDRHRVFRNGRGSHAATARALQNLHDHPHLYAGLLCTIDPTTDPVATYRALLSHEPPAVDLLLPHANWAQPPQHDTARWLIAVFDQWYAEPKTRIRLFEDVMSLLLGGSSRSEQIGLSPVVVAVVESDGAIEQVDALKSTYPGAAATGRNVLTDAFDTVLTHPGVAARQIGVEALADGCRSCPVHRVCGAGHYAHRYRPGDGFRNPTVYCADMNRLIRHISERLKADLRQ
- a CDS encoding AI-2E family transporter; this encodes MGPTLSAGKSRHALRTSAFISLQVLVVLLMTWVVLRLIGTAWSIVWPLVVALLLTTLTWPPVRFLRKHRWPPALAASFVTILFLAIAAGILVGIIVPVASESGKLATGVSDGIQTVRDWAAGPPLNIGDDQVDSALSTAIDRIQDSVGSIATATLTGVNTVVDGLVTTILALFLMFFFLKDGPRFLPWLSRQLPGRLATDVPAITSRSWNTLGSFVRSQAFVGLLDAVFIGVGLWIVGVPLVLPLAVLTFVTAFVPIVGALFAGFVAVLIALVSNGWTDALIVLAIIVAVQQLEGNVFQPMVQSRGLGLHAGVVLLAVTLGSSLYGIVGALLAVPVAAIVAVIWNYLREQLSEPAVVADPPPSSDSPAAVTDADQPSGAH
- a CDS encoding lipopolysaccharide biosynthesis protein, producing the protein MTVRASTGRRIGVSGAAVAVAGALTSALGYLVPVIGARGLDAADLGALATVLAIAAIASVPGTGLQIAVAVHRARHPSATAARAGWLTAALCAGVVALLAPIAGPLLDLPLAVILLLAVQTFTVVAAGRWLGELQGAGRFLRLAAGMTVLATGRYGGLIAGLLLGAGLTGSMAIGAVVSLLIPPVLAVLARVPADHGGLGITARQIVTACSATLAMLIVSYADLILARHLLPAADSGAYAVGTVLTKGALWAPQVVTVLALPRLAQGSRRALTVAAGLVAGCGALLILASAVAGELAFRLAGGPDYVSLAEYAPVFAATGACYALVFVLVNAQVAAGARWPAAPLWAATVLLVVTTEWLVPHTFTAIMWSALGAAVLALAGTAAAAVVSKVWVRASAGGHRSLG
- a CDS encoding glycosyltransferase family 2 protein, encoding MSPRVTVVIPVYNEGEGVVRHLERILRDVLLPAEVLVVHDMPEDTTVPFVHEVARHDPRVRTVLNTYGRGPANAIRFGINAATAPVAVVTMADGCDDPQQIDELARLVDRGVVVAAASRYMPGGQQVGGPRFKRLASRWAGRTLHAFARVGTRDATNSFKAYDTAFVREVGIESRTGFEIGIELTAKAARTGRMVAEIPTIWLDRQLGESHFDVGRFLPSYLKWYFFAFGRRLTTEELAARWESARTATPAKEDSRA
- a CDS encoding nucleotide sugar dehydrogenase, whose amino-acid sequence is MTTAEDAAVDVCVVGGCGRVGLPLGIALASRGLSVLLYDINPAAVDRVNSGTLPFDEPGAAEPLAEAIAAGRLRASTAPESVGLADALVVVVGTPVDEHLNPDLGAVPRAIERGVPHMRDGQLVVLRSTVYPGVTALTEKLLSGWGLDVDVAFCPERIAEGKAMTELFTLPQMVAARKPQAGDRAEKLFRNLTDSIIRLEPEEAELAKLFTNTWRYLKFAAANQFWMMANDFGLDYERIRHAITTDYPRAADLPMPGFAAGPCLLKDTMQLAAFNGNNFVLGHSAMLINEGLPLYLVSRLEERFPLADLTVGVLGMAFKGGSDDPRDSLAYKLRKLLIIKARDVLCTDEHVRDDRFLPLDEVLEKADVLVIASPHKEYAALATDKPVIDMWGLTGQGVLV